The proteins below come from a single Nocardioides eburneiflavus genomic window:
- a CDS encoding PRC-barrel domain-containing protein, giving the protein MSDTVWSYRDTSWSQDSDLIGYDVEASDGSIGKIDEASNDAAGQWLVVDTGFWIFGKKRLIPAGAVTGVDHDGKNVIVNLTKDEIKSAPDYDKDDWNDDSRGRHTDYYTPYSSR; this is encoded by the coding sequence ATGAGTGACACAGTGTGGAGCTACCGCGACACCTCGTGGAGCCAGGACAGCGACCTCATCGGCTACGACGTCGAGGCCAGCGACGGGTCGATCGGCAAGATCGACGAGGCGAGCAACGACGCGGCCGGCCAGTGGCTGGTCGTCGACACCGGCTTCTGGATCTTCGGCAAGAAGCGCCTGATCCCGGCCGGCGCCGTCACGGGCGTCGACCACGACGGCAAGAACGTGATCGTCAACCTGACCAAGGACGAGATCAAGTCCGCGCCGGACTACGACAAGGACGACTGGAACGACGACTCCCGGGGTCGTCACACCGACTACTACACGCCGTACTCGTCCCGCTGA
- a CDS encoding LLM class flavin-dependent oxidoreductase: protein MQFGIFSVGDVTTDPTTGRTASEAERIDLMTKVALKAEEVGLDVFATGEHHNPPFVVSSPTTHLGYIAAKTEKLLLSTSTTLITTNDPVKIAEDYAFLQHLSGGRVDLMMGRGNTGPVYPWFGKDIRDGIKLAVENYHLLRKLWREPVVNWQGQFRTPLQGYTSTPAPLDGTPPFVWHGSIRSTEIAEQAAYYGDGFFHNHIFWNKEHTEQMVGLYRRRFEFYGHGAADQAYVGLGGQVFMASTEAEAKRVYRPYFDNAPVYGHGPSLEDYTKMTPLTVGTPEQVIERTLGFADYVGDYQRQLFLADHAGLPESLVLEQVEMLGTEVVPVLRKEFERRRPAHVPSDPPTHASLVAAGSDAPHHLVEPAREHVEKLQAEQAEQAEQAAGATA from the coding sequence ATGCAGTTCGGCATCTTCAGCGTCGGTGACGTCACGACGGACCCGACCACCGGGCGCACCGCGTCCGAGGCCGAGCGCATCGACCTGATGACGAAGGTCGCGCTCAAGGCCGAGGAGGTCGGCCTCGACGTCTTCGCCACCGGCGAGCACCACAACCCGCCGTTCGTGGTGTCGTCCCCGACGACGCACCTCGGCTACATCGCGGCGAAGACCGAGAAGCTCCTGCTCTCCACGAGCACGACCCTCATCACCACCAACGACCCGGTGAAGATCGCGGAGGACTACGCGTTCCTCCAGCACCTCTCCGGCGGCCGCGTCGACCTGATGATGGGCCGCGGCAACACCGGGCCGGTCTACCCCTGGTTCGGCAAGGACATCCGCGACGGCATCAAGCTCGCGGTCGAGAACTACCACCTGCTGCGCAAGCTGTGGCGCGAGCCGGTCGTCAACTGGCAGGGCCAGTTCCGTACGCCGCTGCAGGGCTACACCTCCACTCCGGCTCCGCTCGACGGCACGCCGCCCTTCGTGTGGCACGGCTCGATCCGCAGCACGGAGATCGCCGAGCAGGCGGCCTACTACGGCGACGGCTTCTTCCACAACCACATCTTCTGGAACAAGGAGCACACCGAGCAGATGGTGGGCCTCTACCGCCGCCGCTTCGAGTTCTACGGCCACGGCGCGGCCGACCAGGCGTACGTCGGGCTGGGCGGACAGGTGTTCATGGCGTCGACCGAGGCGGAGGCCAAGCGCGTCTACCGGCCCTACTTCGACAACGCCCCGGTCTACGGCCACGGCCCGTCGCTGGAGGACTACACCAAGATGACGCCCCTGACCGTCGGCACCCCCGAGCAGGTCATCGAGCGCACCCTCGGCTTCGCCGACTACGTCGGTGACTACCAGCGCCAGCTGTTCCTCGCCGACCACGCCGGCCTGCCGGAGTCGCTGGTCCTCGAGCAGGTGGAGATGCTCGGCACCGAGGTCGTGCCCGTGCTCCGCAAGGAGTTCGAGCGCCGCCGCCCGGCCCACGTGCCGAGCGACCCGCCGACCCACGCCTCGCTCGTGGCCGCCGGCTCGGACGCCCCGCACCACCTCGTCGAGCCCGCTCGCGAGCACGTCGAGAAGCTGCAGGCCGAGCAGGCCGAGCAGGCCGAGCAGGCCGCTGGGGCCACCGCATGA
- a CDS encoding VOC family protein, with amino-acid sequence MSVLLNPYVNFPDAQAREAMEFYQSVLGGDLSIMTFGDMGTEGPTATQVMHGQLTTPGGITLMGADAPPEMVQVRFGDNMSISLSGGPEDGDELRGWFAALSEGGEVRQPLEAAPWGDEFGMFVDRFEICWMVNIAGSAAPS; translated from the coding sequence ATGTCCGTCCTGCTCAACCCCTACGTCAACTTCCCGGACGCGCAGGCGAGGGAGGCGATGGAGTTCTACCAGTCGGTGCTCGGCGGCGACCTCAGCATCATGACGTTCGGAGACATGGGCACCGAGGGCCCGACGGCGACGCAGGTGATGCACGGCCAGCTCACGACGCCCGGAGGCATCACGCTGATGGGGGCCGACGCGCCGCCCGAGATGGTGCAGGTGCGGTTCGGCGACAACATGTCGATCAGCCTGTCCGGCGGGCCCGAGGACGGCGACGAGCTCCGCGGCTGGTTCGCCGCGCTGTCCGAGGGCGGGGAGGTGCGCCAGCCGCTCGAGGCCGCCCCGTGGGGCGACGAGTTCGGCATGTTCGTCGACCGGTTCGAGATCTGCTGGATGGTCAACATCGCGGGGAGCGCCGCTCCGTCCTGA
- a CDS encoding FMN reductase, whose protein sequence is MSRRVVVVTAGLTVPSSTRLLADQVAEATSAQVTARGEAVEIEFVELREVAGELATFMVTGGIPTPRLTELREQVAGADGLIAVTPVFNGSYSGLFKMFFDALDKDSLTGTPVLIAAAAGSARHSLVLDHAMRPLFAYLRAVVVPTGIFAATEDFGSHGLSDRITRAAAELAALVIGQGGYGVGGFTPDLAARPRRTSGTHVETDVTPFGDLLRGHAGSD, encoded by the coding sequence ATGAGCCGTCGTGTTGTCGTGGTGACGGCGGGACTGACCGTCCCCTCGTCCACGCGGCTGCTGGCCGACCAGGTCGCCGAGGCCACCTCGGCCCAGGTCACCGCCCGGGGCGAGGCCGTCGAGATCGAGTTCGTCGAGCTGCGGGAGGTCGCCGGCGAGCTGGCGACCTTCATGGTCACCGGCGGCATCCCGACGCCGCGGCTCACCGAGCTGCGCGAGCAGGTCGCCGGGGCCGACGGCCTGATCGCGGTCACGCCCGTGTTCAACGGCAGCTACAGCGGACTGTTCAAGATGTTCTTCGACGCCCTCGACAAGGACTCGCTGACCGGTACGCCGGTGCTCATCGCCGCGGCCGCCGGGAGCGCCCGGCACTCGCTGGTGCTCGACCACGCGATGCGTCCGCTCTTCGCCTACCTCCGCGCGGTCGTGGTCCCCACGGGGATCTTCGCCGCCACCGAGGACTTCGGCAGCCACGGGCTCTCCGACCGCATCACCCGCGCCGCGGCCGAGCTCGCCGCGCTGGTGATCGGCCAGGGCGGCTACGGGGTCGGCGGGTTCACGCCCGACCTCGCCGCCCGCCCCCGGCGTACGTCGGGGACGCACGTCGAGACCGACGTGACTCCCTTCGGCGACCTGCTGCGCGGTCACGCCGGCTCGGACTGA
- a CDS encoding maleylpyruvate isomerase family mycothiol-dependent enzyme: MRDEVGGADWLALLRTHTARFAAVVASADPDAPVTHCPGWSVRDLVVHLGGVHQWAAHAVTAGTPDLQPTPPAPDEPDLAAWYAAQAAHLLDVLASTPPDAPAWTLDAADRTAGSWRRRQVHEVAMHTWDAEEAAGAPTAYDPALAWDGVLEVAEVLYPRQVRLGRVDPLAAAVRLVATDVPGDVTIGSGTEVEVRDRAEVLLRLLWHRADTSTLDPQAAELLSGALAP; encoded by the coding sequence ATGCGCGACGAGGTGGGCGGTGCTGACTGGCTCGCACTGCTGCGCACGCACACCGCCAGGTTCGCCGCGGTGGTCGCGTCCGCCGACCCCGACGCCCCGGTGACGCACTGCCCGGGCTGGTCTGTGCGCGACCTGGTGGTGCACCTCGGCGGCGTGCACCAGTGGGCGGCGCACGCCGTGACGGCCGGCACCCCGGACCTGCAGCCGACTCCACCGGCGCCTGACGAGCCCGACCTCGCGGCCTGGTACGCCGCGCAGGCGGCGCACCTCCTCGACGTGCTCGCGTCCACGCCCCCGGACGCGCCCGCGTGGACCCTCGACGCGGCCGACCGCACCGCCGGGTCCTGGCGGCGACGCCAGGTCCACGAGGTCGCCATGCACACGTGGGACGCCGAGGAGGCTGCCGGCGCACCGACGGCGTACGACCCCGCGCTCGCCTGGGACGGCGTGCTCGAGGTGGCCGAGGTGCTCTACCCGCGGCAGGTGCGGCTCGGTCGCGTCGACCCGCTCGCGGCGGCCGTACGACTCGTCGCGACCGACGTCCCGGGTGACGTCACGATCGGGTCGGGCACGGAGGTCGAGGTCCGGGACCGCGCGGAGGTGCTCCTGCGACTGCTCTGGCACCGCGCCGACACCTCGACGCTCGACCCGCAGGCCGCCGAGCTGCTGTCCGGCGCGCTGGCGCCCTGA
- a CDS encoding SDR family NAD(P)-dependent oxidoreductase — MNQQHPGPDSPRIDPARMAIALEVLREVSALHPDHDDVRTMKRAASYMYKLIKKQRRAEIRLERQQHDLDIIARTATGSPMRIDDETAGIPLVSNTAGAFAGELITARGCYICKQDFTLVDAFYHWLCPSCAAMSHTKRDQRTDLTGKRALLTGGRAKIGMYIALRLLRDGAHTTITTRFPKDAVRRFSAMPDSDDWLHRLKVVGIDLRDPTQVVSLADDVAAAGPLDILINNACQTVRRTPGAYAPLVEAESLPLPDDSVPELVTFDRISEAHPAAIAGALRDTAVAHHEGESAEHAMAVHNAATLTALALKAGHASLDAHLAGTAVDAGGLLPDVQTNNSWTQTVGEVDPLELLEVQLCNSIAPFLLVSRLRPALAAAAAAATSGRAYVVNVSAMEGQFSRRYKGPGHPHTNMAKAALNMMTRTSSGEMFETDSILMTAVDTGWITDERPHHEKLRIAAEGWHAPLDLVDGAARVYDPIVLGESGTDLFGCFVKDYQPSPW, encoded by the coding sequence GTGAACCAGCAGCACCCCGGTCCTGACTCGCCCCGAATCGACCCTGCCCGGATGGCGATCGCCCTCGAGGTGCTGCGCGAGGTGTCGGCGCTGCACCCCGACCACGACGACGTACGCACGATGAAGCGCGCCGCGTCCTACATGTACAAGCTGATCAAGAAGCAGCGTCGCGCCGAGATCCGCCTGGAGCGCCAGCAGCACGACCTCGACATCATCGCGCGCACGGCCACCGGCTCGCCGATGCGCATCGACGACGAGACCGCCGGCATCCCGCTCGTGTCGAACACCGCCGGCGCCTTCGCCGGTGAGCTGATCACCGCGCGCGGGTGCTACATCTGCAAGCAGGACTTCACGCTCGTCGACGCGTTCTACCACTGGCTCTGCCCGAGCTGCGCGGCGATGAGCCACACCAAGCGCGACCAGCGCACCGACCTCACCGGCAAGCGGGCGCTGCTCACCGGCGGCCGCGCGAAGATCGGGATGTACATCGCGCTGCGGCTGCTGCGCGACGGCGCCCACACGACGATCACCACCCGCTTCCCCAAGGACGCGGTGCGCCGGTTCAGCGCGATGCCCGACAGCGACGACTGGCTGCACCGGCTCAAGGTCGTCGGCATCGACCTGCGCGACCCGACCCAGGTCGTGTCCCTGGCCGACGACGTCGCCGCGGCCGGTCCGCTCGACATCCTCATCAACAACGCCTGCCAGACGGTCCGCCGCACGCCCGGCGCGTACGCCCCCCTCGTCGAGGCCGAGTCGCTGCCGCTGCCCGACGACTCGGTGCCGGAGCTGGTGACCTTCGACCGGATCTCGGAGGCGCACCCCGCGGCCATCGCCGGCGCCCTGCGCGACACCGCCGTGGCCCACCACGAGGGCGAGTCGGCCGAGCACGCGATGGCCGTCCACAACGCCGCGACCCTCACCGCGCTGGCCCTCAAGGCCGGGCACGCCTCGCTCGACGCGCACCTCGCCGGCACCGCCGTCGACGCCGGGGGCCTGCTGCCAGACGTCCAGACGAACAACTCGTGGACCCAGACCGTCGGCGAGGTCGACCCGCTGGAGCTCCTCGAGGTGCAGCTGTGCAACTCGATCGCGCCGTTCCTGCTGGTCTCGCGGCTGCGCCCGGCCCTCGCGGCGGCGGCTGCGGCGGCGACCTCGGGTCGGGCGTACGTCGTCAACGTCTCGGCGATGGAGGGCCAGTTCTCCCGCCGCTACAAGGGCCCCGGGCACCCGCACACCAACATGGCCAAGGCCGCGCTCAACATGATGACCCGCACCTCGTCGGGCGAGATGTTCGAGACCGACAGCATCCTGATGACCGCCGTCGACACCGGCTGGATCACCGACGAGCGGCCGCACCACGAGAAGCTGCGGATCGCCGCCGAGGGCTGGCACGCGCCGCTCGACCTCGTCGACGGGGCCGCGCGCGTCTACGACCCGATCGTGCTCGGCGAGTCCGGGACTGACCTGTTCGGCTGCTTCGTCAAGGACTACCAGCCCTCGCCCTGGTGA